Proteins from a single region of Corynebacterium pseudogenitalium:
- a CDS encoding cation:proton antiporter subunit C, with protein sequence MVMALTIAVLVAGSVYMILQRGMVRIIFGMSLFGHASNLTLLATGVGAWRGEAFPSRTAFADLSDPLPQAFVLTAIVIAMATTTILLMLASLGKDDDTMDNPTGVAGTYDLMRLSPSALSTAGRTARLNPNKMNNTEGAPRA encoded by the coding sequence ATGGTCATGGCACTTACCATCGCGGTCCTGGTTGCAGGGTCCGTCTACATGATCCTCCAGCGCGGCATGGTCCGCATCATCTTCGGCATGTCCCTGTTCGGACACGCCTCCAACCTGACGCTGCTTGCCACCGGCGTCGGCGCCTGGCGCGGCGAGGCATTCCCCTCCCGCACCGCATTCGCCGACTTGTCCGACCCGCTCCCGCAGGCATTCGTGCTCACCGCCATCGTCATCGCCATGGCGACGACCACGATCCTGCTCATGCTGGCCTCACTCGGCAAGGATGACGACACCATGGACAACCCGACCGGCGTCGCAGGCACCTACGACCTGATGCGCCTGAGCCCGTCCGCGCTATCCACCGCAGGCCGCACCGCGCGCCTCAACCCGAACAAGATGAACAACACGGAAGGAGCACCACGCGCATGA
- a CDS encoding DUF4040 family protein — MALPLVLAFVAATVPLSPLLVRVFDRKAGWPLALLLFAAAVTLGREFPNISQGNVETWSLTWANDILGPGTEIAFSLRADGLSIFFALLALVIGGIVLIYSAAYLPKREGNTSFYTIMTAFTLSVLLLVLADDTVLLFIGWELVSIASFMLIARSGSGGEAGSYRTLILTFFGGLTLLAGLAVVSVAAGTTQLSAVLASPVWAQSPGLTTTVALLIGFSAFTKAAQFPFHFWLPEAMAAATPVSAFLHAAAVVKAGVYVLLRFSTIFHDVTAWNTLLLVTGLFTALMSAAFAITKTDLKHLTAYSTVSHLGWIVAAIGIGTPAALAAAMVHTLAHALFKSSLFMLIGVIDHQAGSRDIRRLGQLYKQLPFTFASTCVAAASMAAIPPLFGFISKESILTAFDATSFGPLLLAVAGLAALLTFIYSAKIVFGAFIDGTKPMPHVTEAPVALWLPAALPGLTSLVLPFTLGWVDNPINAGVRTITGDTEFHSHLALWHGLNAPFIVSLIVLVLGVCFVLFVRKPFFAAVENKQLLPTSGNDLLNAMVRGLSKVGRWLGAMADTFNPSRHLLPLVLCILVLGVSTAVLTQGVDGMPLAPRAEGIDVWWDLIPFAIIALSVIGLVRTRSRLAAAVLLGTTGVGMTLQMLMLGAPDVALTQFLVESLTVVIIMVVLRYQPRTFPKTPTSRKVFAAVVAAIAGVVAFLGVYALLGRHDRSDLALWYLTEGGKMTSADNIVAVIIVEFRGFDTLGELSVLGMAAVVIAAVVQSMPRHMFEAGTRPRPFGQSQLNSLPLRKASALVVPILALLSILIFFRGHTAPGGGFVAALVLATAFGLNYLSRGADAYVVKQLTPIRLTGWGIIIAISSGFLGFLEGGFMYAIHGTIAGEHMTTSLIFDFGIYLAVLGMVTQALNALGGYLRPGTEISDLTYTRGGENPLPDVPEPEAPAEPVDAHPAPLNPAENPRPVTTKEL, encoded by the coding sequence ATGGCACTACCTCTCGTGCTCGCATTCGTGGCCGCGACGGTTCCGCTATCGCCGCTGCTCGTGCGAGTTTTCGACAGGAAAGCAGGCTGGCCGCTGGCGCTCCTGCTGTTCGCCGCAGCGGTCACGCTGGGCCGCGAATTTCCTAACATTTCCCAAGGCAACGTGGAAACGTGGTCCCTTACATGGGCCAACGACATCCTCGGGCCCGGCACCGAAATCGCGTTCTCACTGCGCGCGGACGGCCTGAGCATCTTCTTTGCGTTGCTCGCGCTCGTCATTGGCGGCATTGTCCTTATATATTCGGCCGCATACCTGCCGAAGCGCGAGGGCAACACCAGCTTCTACACCATCATGACGGCGTTTACCCTCTCGGTGCTGCTGCTCGTGCTTGCGGACGACACCGTGCTCCTCTTCATCGGCTGGGAGCTCGTCTCGATCGCGTCCTTCATGCTCATCGCCCGCTCCGGCTCCGGCGGCGAGGCCGGCTCCTACCGCACGCTCATCCTGACCTTCTTCGGCGGGCTGACGCTGCTGGCGGGCCTGGCGGTCGTCTCCGTCGCGGCAGGAACGACGCAGCTCAGCGCAGTGCTCGCGTCGCCGGTCTGGGCGCAGTCGCCGGGGCTGACCACCACGGTGGCACTGCTCATCGGCTTCTCCGCCTTCACCAAGGCCGCGCAATTCCCCTTCCACTTCTGGCTGCCTGAAGCCATGGCGGCAGCCACGCCAGTCTCCGCGTTCCTGCACGCGGCGGCAGTGGTCAAGGCGGGCGTCTACGTCCTGCTGCGCTTCTCCACCATCTTCCACGACGTCACCGCGTGGAACACGCTGCTGCTGGTCACTGGCCTGTTTACCGCGCTGATGTCGGCAGCCTTCGCCATTACGAAGACGGACCTGAAGCACCTGACGGCCTACTCCACGGTTTCCCACCTGGGTTGGATCGTCGCGGCGATCGGCATCGGCACCCCGGCGGCGCTTGCCGCCGCGATGGTGCACACGCTGGCCCACGCGCTGTTCAAGTCCTCCCTGTTCATGCTCATCGGCGTCATTGACCACCAGGCCGGCTCCCGCGACATCCGCCGCCTCGGCCAGCTGTACAAGCAGCTGCCGTTCACCTTCGCCTCCACCTGCGTGGCCGCGGCCTCCATGGCCGCCATCCCGCCGCTGTTCGGCTTCATTTCGAAGGAATCCATCCTCACGGCGTTCGACGCCACAAGCTTCGGCCCGCTGCTGCTCGCCGTCGCGGGTCTTGCCGCCCTGCTGACCTTCATCTACTCGGCGAAGATCGTCTTCGGCGCATTTATCGACGGCACCAAGCCCATGCCGCACGTCACCGAAGCGCCCGTCGCGCTCTGGCTGCCAGCCGCGCTGCCCGGCCTGACCTCCCTGGTCCTGCCGTTCACGCTCGGCTGGGTAGACAACCCGATCAACGCGGGCGTGCGCACCATCACTGGCGACACCGAGTTCCACTCACACCTGGCACTGTGGCACGGTCTGAACGCGCCATTCATCGTCTCGCTCATCGTGCTCGTGCTGGGTGTTTGCTTCGTCCTCTTCGTGCGCAAACCGTTCTTCGCGGCCGTCGAGAACAAGCAGCTGCTGCCAACCAGCGGCAATGACCTACTCAACGCCATGGTCCGCGGGCTTTCCAAGGTGGGCCGCTGGCTCGGCGCGATGGCGGACACGTTCAACCCGTCGCGCCACCTGCTGCCACTCGTGCTGTGCATCCTCGTCCTGGGCGTCAGCACCGCCGTGCTCACCCAGGGTGTCGACGGCATGCCGCTCGCCCCACGCGCCGAGGGCATCGACGTGTGGTGGGACCTCATCCCATTCGCCATCATCGCCCTGTCCGTCATCGGCCTGGTGCGCACCCGCTCCCGCCTCGCCGCGGCGGTACTGCTGGGCACCACCGGCGTCGGCATGACGCTGCAGATGCTCATGCTCGGCGCACCCGACGTGGCACTGACCCAGTTCCTCGTCGAGTCGCTGACCGTCGTGATCATCATGGTGGTGCTGCGCTACCAGCCACGCACCTTCCCCAAGACCCCGACCTCACGCAAGGTCTTCGCGGCCGTCGTCGCTGCCATCGCCGGCGTGGTCGCCTTCCTCGGCGTCTACGCCCTGCTGGGCCGCCACGACCGCTCCGACCTCGCCCTGTGGTACCTCACCGAGGGCGGCAAGATGACCAGCGCCGACAACATCGTCGCCGTCATCATCGTTGAGTTCCGTGGCTTCGATACCCTCGGCGAGCTCTCCGTGCTCGGCATGGCGGCAGTGGTCATCGCGGCCGTCGTCCAGTCCATGCCACGCCACATGTTCGAGGCCGGCACCCGCCCACGCCCATTCGGCCAGTCGCAGCTCAACTCGCTGCCACTGCGCAAGGCGTCCGCGCTCGTCGTACCGATCCTCGCACTGCTGTCCATCCTCATCTTCTTCCGTGGCCACACCGCGCCCGGCGGCGGCTTCGTCGCAGCGCTCGTACTGGCCACCGCGTTCGGCCTCAACTACCTGTCCCGTGGCGCGGATGCGTACGTCGTGAAGCAGCTCACCCCGATCCGGCTGACGGGCTGGGGCATCATCATCGCGATCAGCTCCGGCTTCCTCGGGTTCCTCGAAGGCGGCTTCATGTACGCCATCCACGGCACCATCGCTGGGGAGCACATGACGACGTCCCTCATCTTCGACTTCGGCATCTACCTCGCCGTGCTCGGCATGGTCACGCAGGCGCTCAACGCGCTCGGCGGCTACCTACGCCCCGGCACCGAGATTTCCGACCTCACCTACACCCGCGGCGGCGAAAACCCACTGCCGGATGTACCAGAGCCGGAAGCACCCGCCGAGCCTGTCGACGCCCACCCAGCCCCACTCAACCCCGCGGAAAACCCGCGCCCAGTTACCACGAAGGAGCTGTAA